A window of Diorhabda carinulata isolate Delta chromosome 7, icDioCari1.1, whole genome shotgun sequence contains these coding sequences:
- the LOC130896208 gene encoding uncharacterized protein LOC130896208 isoform X2, whose product MIRISESILIEKFKENNPAIETDNVESLRYTLMMLNEIDQGEVTVTIQDNILKLKIIKLSDFTTSKFKMKFGLELHEAKNELFTRIVTVPLVKTVILLEKQQQMLSNLLKKKDRELEEYQMDKGEISRADLITEKFQQEMLVSSSDRLMLNVFGKYTDEIAKKYGSTEEKVPEIEVESWNAVKKRRKIYNKETAEKSKCRKIIYKDVLKWFVEERLLRTYSEQSMRV is encoded by the exons ATGATTAg GATATCAGAAAGTAtattaatcgaaaaatttaag GAAAACAATCCGGCAATTGAAACTGATAATGTGGAAAGTTTAAGATATACTTTGATGATGTTGAATGAAATTGATCAAGGGGAAGTTACTGTTACTATTCAagacaatattttaaaactaaaaataataaaattatcagaTTTCACAActtctaaatttaaaatgaaattcggACTAGAACTCCATGAGGCTAAAAATGAACTG tttacaAGAATTGTAACAGTGCCTTTAGTGAAAACAGTTATTCTCTTGGAAAAACAGCAACAGATGTTaagtaatttattgaaaaagaaagatAGAGAACTGGAAGAATATCAAATGGATAAGGGAGAAATTTCACGTG CTGATTTAATTACCGAAAAGTTCCAACAGGAAATGCTAGTATCATCCAGTGATAGATTAATGTTAAATGTGTTTGGAAAATATACAgatgaaattgcaaaaaaatatggtTCCACAGAAGAGAAAGTTCCAGA aatTGAGGTAGAATCTTGGAACGCTgtgaaaaagagaagaaaaatttataataaagaaactgCAGAAAAATccaaatgtagaaaaattatttataaag ATGTTCTTAAATGGTTCGTGGAGGAACGCTTGCTCAGAACATATTCTGAACAAAGCATGCGCGTTTGA
- the LOC130896178 gene encoding proline-rich nuclear receptor coactivator 2-like, with amino-acid sequence MAMAMKHSEGGRIVGINSRALKHPSKAHYHQGTYPKNSSKRGESSFQMLNSTRGHSPNGSGSRTPPSLVAGHYAGCKFSEPPLPSALPLPPKHWTQAFRPTRLNFHSHLAIPASSDHRDVTQQLKMLLKVQA; translated from the exons ATGGCAATGGCTATGAAACACTCAGAGGGTGGAAGAATAGTTGGTATAAATTCACGTGCTCTTAAACATCCCTCCAAAGCTCATTATCATCAGGGCACTTACCCCAAGAATTCTTCAAAACGAGGAGAATCTTCCTTTCAAATGCTGAACTCTACAAGGGGACACTCACCTAatg gaTCTGGTTCTCGTACACCGCCCAGTTTGGTGGCAGGCCACTATGCTGGCTGCAAGTTTTCAGAGCCCCCTTTGCCTTCGGCTCTACCACTGCCTCCGAAACATTGGACGCAGGCATTCCGACCGACGAGGTTGAATTTCCACTCGCATTTAGCGATTCCTGCATCTTCCGATCACAGGGACGTAACACAGCAACTTAAAATGTTGCTAAAGGTTCAAGCCTGA
- the LOC130896208 gene encoding non-homologous end-joining factor 1-like isoform X1 — translation MWKIFIVKEDIFMLKFFKNVNDYEIFLTDINKIWSCRISESILIEKFKENNPAIETDNVESLRYTLMMLNEIDQGEVTVTIQDNILKLKIIKLSDFTTSKFKMKFGLELHEAKNELFTRIVTVPLVKTVILLEKQQQMLSNLLKKKDRELEEYQMDKGEISRADLITEKFQQEMLVSSSDRLMLNVFGKYTDEIAKKYGSTEEKVPEIEVESWNAVKKRRKIYNKETAEKSKCRKIIYKDVLKWFVEERLLRTYSEQSMRV, via the exons atgtggaaaatttttattgttaaagaagatatttttatgttaaaattttttaagaatgttaatgattatgaaatatttctaacagatattaataaaatttggtcCTGTAGGATATCAGAAAGTAtattaatcgaaaaatttaag GAAAACAATCCGGCAATTGAAACTGATAATGTGGAAAGTTTAAGATATACTTTGATGATGTTGAATGAAATTGATCAAGGGGAAGTTACTGTTACTATTCAagacaatattttaaaactaaaaataataaaattatcagaTTTCACAActtctaaatttaaaatgaaattcggACTAGAACTCCATGAGGCTAAAAATGAACTG tttacaAGAATTGTAACAGTGCCTTTAGTGAAAACAGTTATTCTCTTGGAAAAACAGCAACAGATGTTaagtaatttattgaaaaagaaagatAGAGAACTGGAAGAATATCAAATGGATAAGGGAGAAATTTCACGTG CTGATTTAATTACCGAAAAGTTCCAACAGGAAATGCTAGTATCATCCAGTGATAGATTAATGTTAAATGTGTTTGGAAAATATACAgatgaaattgcaaaaaaatatggtTCCACAGAAGAGAAAGTTCCAGA aatTGAGGTAGAATCTTGGAACGCTgtgaaaaagagaagaaaaatttataataaagaaactgCAGAAAAATccaaatgtagaaaaattatttataaag ATGTTCTTAAATGGTTCGTGGAGGAACGCTTGCTCAGAACATATTCTGAACAAAGCATGCGCGTTTGA